Proteins encoded together in one Riemerella anatipestifer window:
- the dnaJ gene encoding molecular chaperone DnaJ, which produces MSKRDYYEILGVEKNATADAIKKAYRRQALKYHPDKNPGDKEAEEKFKEAAEAYEVLSDENKRARYDQYGHAGVGGSGGFGGGGFGGGMNMEDIFSQFGDIFGGHFGGFGGGARRQEVRGTNLRVRIKLSLEEMMNGTQKTIKIKKMKLAPGVTSKTCPTCNGNGVQMKVMNTMFGQMQTQTTCGACNGIGKVADKIPAGANAQGLIKADEEVSINIPAGARDGIQLSVRGKGNDAPFGGTPGDLLVVVEEEEDANIKREGDNLHQELYISFAEAALGTSKEISVVGGKVKIKVDAGTQSGKILRLAGKGLPSIDSYGRGDMFVHINVWTPQNLTKEQKEFFEKQLNSGEMKAEPSGKEKTFFDKVRDLFN; this is translated from the coding sequence ATGTCAAAAAGAGATTACTACGAGATATTAGGGGTAGAAAAAAACGCTACGGCAGACGCTATTAAAAAAGCCTACCGAAGACAAGCACTTAAATATCACCCAGATAAAAACCCAGGAGATAAAGAAGCTGAAGAAAAATTTAAAGAAGCAGCGGAAGCCTACGAAGTTCTCAGCGATGAGAATAAAAGAGCTAGATACGACCAATACGGTCATGCGGGAGTAGGTGGTAGCGGAGGCTTTGGTGGAGGAGGTTTCGGTGGCGGTATGAATATGGAAGATATTTTCAGTCAGTTTGGAGATATCTTTGGAGGTCATTTTGGTGGCTTCGGTGGTGGAGCTAGAAGGCAGGAAGTTAGAGGTACTAACCTTAGGGTTCGTATCAAGCTAAGCCTAGAAGAGATGATGAATGGAACTCAGAAAACCATCAAAATCAAAAAAATGAAATTGGCCCCTGGGGTAACTTCTAAGACTTGTCCTACTTGTAACGGTAATGGTGTCCAAATGAAAGTGATGAACACAATGTTTGGACAAATGCAAACGCAAACCACTTGTGGGGCGTGTAATGGTATCGGTAAGGTAGCAGATAAAATACCAGCGGGAGCTAATGCTCAAGGGCTTATTAAGGCTGACGAGGAAGTGAGTATTAACATTCCAGCTGGAGCTAGAGATGGCATACAACTAAGTGTAAGAGGTAAAGGTAATGATGCTCCTTTCGGTGGAACACCAGGGGATTTGCTTGTGGTGGTAGAGGAAGAGGAAGATGCAAACATCAAGAGGGAAGGAGATAACCTTCACCAAGAGTTATATATTTCTTTCGCAGAAGCAGCGTTGGGTACTTCTAAAGAAATCTCAGTAGTAGGTGGTAAAGTTAAAATAAAGGTAGATGCAGGTACACAATCAGGTAAGATTTTACGACTTGCGGGTAAAGGGCTCCCTAGCATAGACAGTTATGGTAGGGGAGATATGTTTGTGCACATCAATGTATGGACACCACAAAACCTTACAAAAGAACAAAAAGAGTTTTTTGAAAAACAACTGAACAGCGGCGAAATGAAAGCCGAACCTTCAGGGAAAGAAAAAACATTCTTTGATAAGGTGAGAGATTTGTTTAACTAG
- the lpdA gene encoding dihydrolipoyl dehydrogenase, with the protein MNYDIIVIGSGPGGYVTAIRAAQLGFKTAIVEKENLGGICLNWGCIPTKALLKSAQVFKYINHAEDFGLNKVEASFEFPNVIQRSRGVASKMSKGIEFLMKKNKIDVIFGTAKVQKGKKVLVEKDGATKEYSAEHIILATGARSRELPNLPQDGKKVIGYRQALSLPEQPKSMIVVGSGAIGVEFAYFYATMGTKVTIVEFMPNIVPVEDEEVSKHLEKSLKKAGIEVMTNASVESVDTSGNGVKANVKTAKGNVILEADVVLSAVGITANIENIGLEEVGIKTDKGRVLVNEWYQTSVPGYYAIGDIIPTQALAHVASAEGITCVEKIKGLHTEIIDYGNIPGCTYCLPEIASVGLTEKQAKEKGYDIKVGKFPFSASGKATANGDTDGFVKVIFDAKYGEWLGCHMIGNGVTEMIAEAVVARKLETTGHEILKSVHPHPTLSEAVMEAVAAAYGEVIHI; encoded by the coding sequence ATGAATTACGATATTATAGTTATAGGGAGTGGTCCTGGTGGTTATGTAACAGCCATTAGAGCAGCACAATTAGGTTTCAAAACAGCTATTGTAGAAAAAGAAAACTTAGGAGGTATCTGCCTTAACTGGGGGTGTATTCCTACAAAGGCATTATTGAAATCTGCACAAGTGTTTAAGTACATCAACCATGCAGAAGATTTCGGTCTTAATAAAGTAGAAGCTAGTTTTGAATTTCCTAATGTAATTCAGAGAAGCCGTGGGGTGGCGAGTAAGATGAGCAAAGGAATAGAGTTCCTTATGAAAAAGAATAAGATAGATGTTATATTCGGTACTGCTAAAGTTCAAAAAGGTAAAAAAGTTTTAGTGGAAAAAGATGGTGCTACAAAAGAATATTCTGCAGAGCACATCATCTTGGCAACAGGAGCTCGTTCTAGAGAGCTTCCAAACCTTCCTCAAGACGGCAAAAAAGTAATTGGGTATAGACAAGCACTTTCTTTACCAGAGCAGCCTAAATCTATGATAGTAGTAGGTTCTGGAGCTATCGGAGTAGAGTTTGCATATTTCTACGCTACTATGGGGACTAAAGTAACTATTGTAGAGTTTATGCCAAACATCGTACCTGTGGAGGACGAGGAGGTTTCTAAACATTTAGAAAAATCTCTCAAGAAAGCAGGTATAGAGGTAATGACTAACGCTTCCGTAGAATCTGTGGATACTTCTGGTAACGGCGTTAAAGCTAATGTAAAAACAGCTAAAGGTAATGTAATATTAGAGGCTGATGTGGTACTTTCAGCAGTTGGTATTACGGCTAATATTGAAAATATAGGACTAGAAGAAGTTGGAATTAAAACAGATAAAGGCAGAGTTTTAGTAAATGAATGGTACCAAACTTCAGTACCAGGTTATTATGCGATAGGAGATATTATTCCTACTCAAGCCTTGGCTCATGTGGCTTCTGCGGAAGGAATTACTTGTGTGGAAAAAATCAAAGGATTACATACAGAAATTATAGATTATGGTAATATTCCAGGGTGTACTTATTGCCTTCCTGAAATAGCATCAGTAGGTCTTACCGAAAAACAAGCCAAAGAAAAAGGCTATGATATTAAGGTTGGGAAATTCCCATTCTCAGCGAGTGGAAAAGCGACTGCAAACGGAGATACAGATGGTTTTGTAAAAGTGATTTTTGATGCTAAATATGGTGAGTGGTTGGGTTGTCATATGATAGGTAATGGTGTTACCGAAATGATAGCAGAGGCTGTAGTGGCTAGAAAATTAGAAACTACAGGACACGAGATTTTAAAATCCGTTCACCCGCATCCTACATTGTCAGAAGCGGTTATGGAAGCCGTAGCAGCAGCTTATGGTGAGGTGATACATATCTAA
- a CDS encoding nucleotide exchange factor GrpE, with product MEENKDLHEEKLNVSEENTSEETQNINIDNEENLTKEPTTEELLAEEKDRYIRLYAEFENYKKRTSKERMEFFQYANQDMMVSMLAILDDFERALKEIAKTGKEEDLKGVELIYQKFKNKLIEKGLKPIEVNAGDEFNVDFHEAITQIPAPTEDLKGKIVDVIESGYMLHDRVIRFAKVVTGQ from the coding sequence ATGGAAGAGAATAAAGATTTGCACGAAGAAAAACTTAATGTTTCCGAAGAAAATACAAGTGAAGAAACTCAAAATATAAATATAGACAACGAAGAAAATCTGACAAAAGAACCTACAACGGAAGAACTTTTGGCAGAGGAGAAAGACCGTTACATTCGTCTATATGCTGAGTTTGAAAACTATAAAAAAAGAACTTCTAAAGAGCGAATGGAGTTTTTCCAATATGCTAATCAGGATATGATGGTGAGTATGCTTGCCATTCTAGATGATTTTGAAAGAGCTTTAAAAGAAATAGCGAAAACAGGGAAGGAAGAAGATTTAAAAGGAGTAGAGCTTATCTATCAGAAGTTTAAAAATAAACTGATAGAAAAAGGATTAAAGCCTATAGAAGTAAATGCGGGAGACGAATTTAATGTAGATTTCCACGAAGCTATTACCCAAATACCAGCTCCTACCGAAGATTTAAAAGGTAAAATTGTAGATGTAATAGAGTCTGGATATATGCTACACGATAGAGTAATTAGATTCGCTAAAGTAGTTACAGGACAATAA
- a CDS encoding ABC transporter permease produces MKNIIIITKREFLTQVKKKSFIVLTLLAPILMIAFGAVIGLMFKANETEYQFSVIDKSGVFENRMKAPQDVSLVYASPNTEASLKEGLKTSEAIDGVLIIPPMQGQDYETLQNQTQLLVNKKIGFDVRKALASSMSEVIKKEKIKALGITETQVNDLDKSFELKTTNVLDNHQQDDSLAFGVKSGLSMLLMYATFMFILIYGVRVMRSVLEEKNNRVVEIIISSVKPFDLMMGKILGVTLVALTQFVIWIGMAVTAAVFFNQSFSPMSTGNTLEQMENIQEVVAHISHTLLELNYGLIIGVFLVFFLLGYIFYSSIYAAIGSAVDNDTETQQFTLFVTIPLMLGLYGSISIMNNPDGPMGFWLSMIPLTSPVAMIARIPFGVPIWELVLSVALLFITTLLMVFIAAKIYRVGILMHGNKATLKELWKWIRHS; encoded by the coding sequence ATGAAAAATATTATTATCATAACCAAAAGAGAATTTCTTACTCAGGTTAAAAAGAAATCTTTTATTGTACTCACTTTGCTAGCCCCAATTTTAATGATAGCTTTCGGGGCTGTTATAGGATTGATGTTTAAAGCTAACGAAACGGAATATCAGTTTTCTGTCATAGACAAAAGTGGCGTGTTTGAAAACCGAATGAAAGCTCCACAAGATGTTTCCCTTGTGTATGCATCTCCTAACACCGAAGCATCTTTGAAGGAAGGATTAAAGACTTCTGAAGCTATTGATGGAGTGTTGATTATTCCTCCTATGCAAGGGCAAGATTATGAAACTTTACAGAATCAAACTCAGTTATTGGTAAATAAAAAAATAGGATTTGATGTAAGGAAAGCCTTGGCATCTTCTATGTCGGAAGTCATTAAGAAAGAAAAAATAAAAGCACTTGGAATCACCGAAACTCAAGTGAACGACTTAGATAAATCTTTTGAACTTAAAACCACCAATGTTTTAGATAATCATCAGCAAGACGATAGCCTTGCGTTTGGTGTAAAGTCTGGTTTGAGTATGTTATTGATGTACGCTACTTTTATGTTTATTTTGATTTATGGTGTAAGGGTGATGCGTAGTGTTTTAGAGGAAAAAAATAATCGTGTGGTAGAGATTATTATTTCTTCGGTTAAACCGTTTGATTTAATGATGGGTAAAATCTTAGGGGTTACTTTAGTGGCACTTACCCAATTTGTTATATGGATAGGTATGGCGGTAACAGCGGCAGTGTTTTTTAATCAAAGTTTTAGCCCAATGTCTACTGGAAACACTTTGGAACAAATGGAAAATATACAGGAGGTAGTGGCTCATATATCTCATACTTTGTTGGAACTCAATTATGGGCTTATTATTGGGGTGTTCCTTGTGTTTTTCCTTTTAGGTTATATTTTTTATAGTTCTATCTATGCTGCTATCGGTTCTGCGGTAGATAACGATACCGAAACTCAACAGTTTACTTTATTTGTAACCATTCCGTTGATGTTGGGGCTTTATGGTAGCATTTCTATTATGAATAATCCAGATGGACCTATGGGCTTTTGGCTTTCTATGATTCCGTTAACTTCTCCTGTAGCTATGATTGCAAGGATACCCTTTGGAGTGCCTATTTGGGAGTTGGTATTGTCGGTTGCGTTATTATTTATTACTACATTACTGATGGTCTTTATTGCTGCAAAAATATACCGTGTAGGCATACTAATGCACGGTAATAAAGCAACTCTAAAAGAACTTTGGAAGTGGATTAGACATTCGTAA
- a CDS encoding ABC transporter ATP-binding protein, translated as MLRAEHITKTYDAGRKVALSDFSIEVPTGSIYGLLGPNGAGKTSFIRIINQITQADSGKVFIDNEILSPHHIKIIGYMPEERGLYKNMTVGDQILYFGELKGMSKNEALTQAKYWFERLNIDQWWKKKLSELSKGMAQKIQFVVTVLHRPKLLILDEPFSGFDPVNANLIKDQIINLKNNGTTIILSTHRMESVEEMCDYVALVNHSKKILDGKVFEVRERFKQNVYEVVLAHPNSELLESFKLEFSPSDWQEKDGLISFNLKYQGEQNQLLSKLMPLGSIRSFNEKIPSMNEVFITAVQN; from the coding sequence ATGCTTAGAGCAGAACATATTACAAAAACCTATGATGCAGGCAGAAAAGTAGCTTTGTCGGACTTTAGTATAGAAGTTCCTACGGGAAGCATCTACGGTCTGCTAGGACCTAACGGAGCAGGCAAGACTTCTTTTATCAGAATCATCAATCAGATTACTCAAGCGGATAGTGGTAAAGTTTTTATAGATAACGAAATTTTAAGTCCGCATCATATCAAGATTATTGGTTATATGCCAGAGGAAAGAGGTCTTTATAAAAATATGACGGTGGGCGACCAAATTCTCTATTTTGGGGAGCTTAAAGGTATGTCTAAAAATGAGGCACTTACTCAAGCTAAGTATTGGTTTGAACGCCTAAACATAGACCAATGGTGGAAAAAGAAACTCTCAGAACTTTCCAAAGGTATGGCACAGAAAATACAGTTTGTGGTAACGGTATTGCACCGCCCTAAATTACTTATTTTAGACGAGCCTTTCTCTGGATTTGACCCTGTAAATGCTAATCTCATTAAAGACCAAATCATCAATCTTAAAAATAATGGGACAACCATCATACTTTCTACACATAGAATGGAAAGTGTGGAAGAAATGTGTGATTATGTAGCGTTGGTTAATCATTCAAAAAAAATCTTAGACGGAAAAGTGTTTGAAGTAAGAGAGCGTTTCAAACAAAATGTTTACGAAGTTGTACTCGCTCACCCTAATTCTGAATTGTTGGAAAGCTTTAAATTGGAATTTTCGCCTTCTGATTGGCAAGAAAAAGACGGACTTATTAGTTTTAATTTAAAATATCAAGGCGAACAAAATCAGTTGTTGTCAAAACTAATGCCGCTAGGAAGCATTAGAAGTTTTAATGAGAAAATACCTAGTATGAACGAAGTGTTCATTACTGCTGTACAAAACTAA
- a CDS encoding carbonic anhydrase family protein encodes MKNISLIYVLAMAFAFVSCDKNSKQQLKPEDVLVQDVLTKEQRDALTPDQIIQSFKEGNARFMNNDLTKRDHSAQVRKSVKGQYPQAVVLSCLDSRVPVEDVFDRGIGDIFVGRVAGNFVNEDLLGNMEFGCKVAGAKVIMVLGHEHCGAVKSAIDNLELGNITAMLSKIKPAVKKTTYQGEKSSKNEEYVHKVCQSNVEHTIEQIRKNSPILKEMEDKGEIKIVGGIYDMDTGKIDFL; translated from the coding sequence ATGAAAAATATTAGTCTAATTTATGTATTAGCAATGGCATTTGCTTTTGTGTCGTGTGATAAAAACTCTAAGCAGCAGCTTAAACCAGAAGATGTTTTAGTACAAGATGTACTTACCAAAGAGCAGAGAGATGCTCTTACTCCAGATCAGATTATCCAAAGTTTTAAAGAGGGTAATGCAAGGTTTATGAATAACGATTTAACCAAAAGAGACCACTCAGCACAGGTAAGAAAAAGTGTAAAAGGGCAGTACCCACAAGCAGTGGTATTGTCTTGTTTGGATAGTCGTGTTCCAGTAGAAGATGTTTTTGATAGAGGGATAGGTGATATTTTTGTAGGGAGAGTAGCCGGGAATTTTGTAAACGAAGATTTGCTAGGAAACATGGAATTTGGCTGTAAAGTAGCAGGAGCTAAAGTAATTATGGTACTAGGGCATGAGCATTGTGGAGCTGTTAAATCGGCTATTGATAATTTAGAGTTGGGTAATATCACTGCAATGTTGAGTAAGATAAAACCTGCTGTAAAAAAAACAACTTATCAAGGCGAAAAATCTTCTAAAAATGAAGAATATGTGCACAAGGTTTGTCAAAGTAATGTAGAACATACCATAGAGCAGATTAGAAAAAATAGCCCAATACTTAAAGAAATGGAAGATAAGGGTGAAATAAAAATAGTAGGGGGGATATACGATATGGATACAGGTAAAATAGATTTCTTATAG
- a CDS encoding IS982-like element ISRa1 family transposase, whose amino-acid sequence MNNIEQIYERILEVLGLFSENQLISYQRRTPKMSDLEVISLNITAEYLSIDSELQFFRKLPNSLINKIERSVYNKRKRRLSLQTEQIRQRISMEFNEFEDIFIVDSMPMKVCENARSTRSKICKEQSYSSPTYGYCASQKLYFYGYKLHAVCSLNGVIKNFDISPASVHDIHYLKDSGEQMRNCTLIGDRGYLSAKVQIDLFNYANIKLDTPMRSNQKDYIPQFSLYKKKRKRIETFFSQLCDQFMIKRNYAKTFEGFKTRIISKITAATVIQYINKFIFQRKLNHLKISII is encoded by the coding sequence ATGAACAACATAGAGCAAATATATGAAAGAATTTTGGAAGTTTTAGGACTTTTTTCAGAAAATCAACTGATTAGTTATCAGAGAAGAACACCTAAAATGAGCGATTTAGAAGTCATAAGTCTTAATATTACTGCTGAATACTTGAGTATTGATAGCGAATTACAGTTCTTTAGAAAATTGCCAAACTCTCTGATAAACAAAATTGAAAGAAGTGTTTACAATAAGCGAAAACGAAGACTATCCCTACAAACAGAGCAAATTAGACAGCGTATTTCGATGGAGTTCAATGAGTTTGAAGATATTTTTATCGTTGATAGCATGCCAATGAAAGTTTGTGAAAACGCTCGTTCTACTCGTTCAAAAATTTGTAAAGAGCAATCCTATTCTTCACCAACATATGGTTATTGTGCTTCACAGAAATTATATTTCTATGGCTATAAACTACACGCAGTATGTTCTTTAAATGGTGTGATTAAGAATTTTGATATAAGCCCTGCATCCGTTCACGACATCCACTATTTAAAAGATAGTGGTGAGCAAATGCGAAACTGTACTTTAATTGGAGATAGAGGCTATTTATCAGCAAAAGTTCAAATAGATTTATTTAACTATGCTAATATTAAATTAGATACACCAATGAGAAGTAATCAGAAAGATTATATTCCTCAATTTTCATTGTACAAGAAAAAGCGAAAACGAATTGAGACATTTTTCTCTCAACTTTGCGACCAATTTATGATTAAAAGAAACTATGCTAAAACTTTTGAAGGCTTTAAAACAAGGATAATCAGTAAAATAACCGCCGCAACGGTTATTCAATATATCAATAAATTTATCTTCCAAAGAAAATTAAATCATCTAAAAATCAGTATTATTTAA
- a CDS encoding Nramp family divalent metal transporter — MMKKYFKDRMWKKERSGNSLSESFSSIEIPKDAGFWKKFLAFVGPGLMVAVGYMDPGNWATGIAGGAKFGYTLLSVILISNLFAMLLQHLSLKLGIVAERDLAQACRDSYSRPVNFLLWIFAEIAIAATDLAEVIGAAIALNLLFGLPLTVGIAITVIDVFIILILQAKGFRWLESVVGGLIAIIFFCFLYEIVVSNPEWFPILKGLVPQKEIVFNPSMLYIAIGILGATVMPHNLYLHSSIVQTRNYSRDDKGKREAIKFATLDSNISLLLAFFINAAILIVSSAAFHHTGYQDVADITDAHQLLSPILGTSLASIVFAIALLASGQNSTLTGTLAGQIVMEGFLNIKLKPWLRRLITRLIAVIPALVVAIIYGKKGTTDLLILSQVILSLQLSFAVVPLVMLTNNKLKMGAFANQGFLKYAAIIISFIIIILNVYLVYTEIG; from the coding sequence ATGATGAAAAAATACTTCAAAGATAGAATGTGGAAAAAAGAGCGTTCTGGTAATTCTTTGTCAGAATCGTTTTCTAGTATTGAGATACCTAAAGATGCAGGTTTTTGGAAGAAATTTTTAGCGTTTGTAGGTCCAGGGCTTATGGTAGCGGTAGGCTATATGGACCCAGGCAACTGGGCAACAGGTATTGCAGGCGGTGCTAAGTTTGGATATACTTTACTATCAGTAATTCTTATATCTAATCTTTTTGCTATGTTATTACAACACTTGTCTTTAAAGTTAGGTATTGTTGCCGAAAGAGATTTGGCTCAAGCTTGTAGAGATAGTTACTCTCGACCTGTTAATTTTCTACTTTGGATTTTTGCTGAAATAGCCATTGCGGCTACAGACCTTGCGGAAGTGATAGGTGCAGCCATAGCACTTAATCTTTTGTTTGGGTTACCACTTACTGTTGGGATAGCTATTACTGTGATAGATGTTTTTATAATTTTGATACTTCAAGCTAAAGGTTTTAGATGGCTAGAAAGTGTCGTGGGTGGTTTGATAGCAATTATTTTCTTTTGTTTTTTATACGAAATAGTGGTAAGTAATCCTGAGTGGTTTCCTATTTTGAAAGGTTTAGTTCCACAGAAAGAAATTGTATTTAATCCAAGTATGCTCTACATAGCAATAGGTATTTTAGGAGCTACTGTAATGCCTCATAACTTGTATTTGCATAGTAGTATTGTACAGACCAGAAACTATTCTAGAGATGATAAGGGGAAGAGGGAAGCTATTAAATTTGCTACTTTGGATAGTAATATTTCTTTGTTGTTAGCATTTTTTATCAATGCGGCTATACTTATTGTTTCATCGGCGGCATTTCATCACACAGGCTATCAAGATGTTGCTGACATTACAGACGCTCATCAACTTTTGTCTCCAATTTTAGGAACGAGCCTCGCCAGTATTGTGTTTGCGATAGCTTTGTTGGCTTCTGGACAAAACTCAACCCTTACAGGCACTTTGGCTGGGCAGATTGTAATGGAGGGTTTTCTCAATATTAAATTAAAACCTTGGTTAAGACGATTGATTACAAGATTGATAGCTGTAATACCAGCGTTGGTAGTTGCTATTATCTATGGTAAAAAAGGAACTACTGACCTTTTAATATTAAGTCAAGTTATACTTTCTTTACAGTTGAGTTTTGCAGTGGTGCCGTTGGTAATGCTGACTAATAACAAGCTCAAGATGGGAGCATTTGCTAATCAAGGTTTTTTGAAGTACGCTGCTATCATCATTAGTTTTATTATTATTATACTTAATGTTTATTTGGTTTATACCGAAATAGGTTAG
- a CDS encoding DUF2490 domain-containing protein, protein MRAIFIFILLLPAVVFSQTNDLGNWFIYFGDKKIDNRWNWHHEVQYRNFNFIGDTEQLLIRTGLGYNLTENNNNILLGAAFIYSEPYLANSDTKTSFNEHRIYQQFITRQTFGAVSLQHRYRFEQRFFEKDFRLRLRYFIGLNVALNKKQMMDKAVYLSAYNEIFINTENNIFDRNRLYGGLGYRFSKNVRTEIGVMNQSTSAVSRNQLNLITFFNF, encoded by the coding sequence ATGAGAGCGATATTTATTTTTATTCTTTTGTTACCTGCGGTTGTGTTTTCTCAAACCAATGATTTAGGAAATTGGTTTATCTATTTTGGAGATAAAAAGATTGACAATAGATGGAATTGGCATCACGAGGTACAATATAGAAATTTTAACTTCATAGGAGATACAGAGCAGTTACTCATTAGAACAGGGCTTGGCTATAATCTTACCGAAAACAATAATAATATTTTGCTAGGTGCGGCATTTATTTACAGTGAACCTTATTTGGCAAATAGCGATACTAAGACTAGTTTTAACGAGCATCGTATTTACCAGCAGTTTATCACAAGGCAGACTTTTGGAGCGGTATCTTTGCAGCACAGATATAGGTTTGAGCAACGGTTTTTTGAGAAAGATTTTAGGTTGAGGCTGCGTTATTTTATAGGTCTTAATGTGGCTCTGAACAAAAAGCAAATGATGGACAAAGCAGTCTATTTATCTGCCTATAATGAGATATTTATAAATACTGAAAATAATATATTTGATAGAAACAGGCTTTATGGTGGTTTAGGATATAGATTTTCTAAAAATGTGCGAACCGAAATTGGGGTGATGAATCAGTCCACGAGTGCTGTGTCTAGAAATCAATTAAATTTGATTACATTTTTTAACTTTTAA
- a CDS encoding IS982-like element ISRa1 family transposase: protein MNNIEQIYERILEVLGLFSENQLISYQRRTPKMSDLEVISLNITAEYLSIDSELQFFRKLPNSLINKIERSVYNKRKRRLSLQTEQIRQRISMEFNEFEDIFIVDSMPMKVCENARSTRSKICKEQSYSSPTYGYCASQKLYFYGYKLHAVCSLNGVIKNFDISPASVHDIHYLKDIGEQMRNCTLIGDRGYLSAKVQIDLFNYANIKLDTPMRSNQKDYIPQFSLYKKKRKRIETFFSQLCDQFMIKRNNAKTFEGFKTRIISKITAATVIQYINKFIFQRKLNHLKISII, encoded by the coding sequence ATGAACAACATAGAGCAAATATATGAAAGAATTTTGGAAGTTTTAGGACTTTTTTCAGAAAATCAACTGATTAGTTATCAGAGAAGAACACCTAAAATGAGCGATTTAGAAGTCATAAGTCTTAATATTACTGCTGAATACTTGAGTATTGATAGCGAATTACAGTTCTTTAGAAAATTGCCAAACTCTCTGATAAACAAAATTGAAAGAAGTGTTTACAATAAGCGAAAACGAAGACTATCCCTACAAACAGAGCAAATTAGACAGCGTATTTCGATGGAGTTCAATGAGTTTGAAGATATTTTTATCGTTGATAGCATGCCAATGAAAGTTTGTGAAAACGCTCGTTCTACTCGTTCAAAAATTTGTAAAGAGCAATCCTATTCTTCACCAACATATGGTTATTGTGCTTCACAGAAATTATATTTCTATGGCTATAAACTACACGCAGTATGTTCTTTAAATGGTGTGATTAAGAATTTTGATATAAGCCCTGCATCCGTTCACGACATCCACTATTTAAAAGATATTGGTGAGCAAATGCGAAACTGTACTTTAATTGGAGATAGAGGCTATTTATCAGCAAAAGTTCAAATAGATTTATTTAACTATGCTAATATTAAATTAGATACACCAATGAGAAGTAATCAGAAAGATTATATTCCTCAATTTTCATTGTACAAGAAAAAGCGAAAACGAATTGAGACATTTTTCTCTCAACTTTGCGACCAATTTATGATTAAAAGAAACAATGCTAAAACTTTTGAAGGCTTTAAAACAAGGATAATCAGTAAAATAACCGCCGCAACGGTTATTCAATATATCAATAAATTTATCTTCCAAAGAAAATTAAATCATCTAAAAATCAGTATTATTTAA